Below is a genomic region from Pseudochaenichthys georgianus chromosome 13, fPseGeo1.2, whole genome shotgun sequence.
GTCTGGCACATCTGAAGACATTGGTGGTATTTCAGTTAGAGGGCTGAGCAACCTTGGAAACACATGTTTCTTTAATTCAGTTATTCAGGTATGATTCACTTTATAGCAGTTAAAATGGGGTAGTCATAAATGCTATGTCATATTTAACTGCTGTGTTCTTCTTTTCCAGAATATTTCTCAAACACATCTCTTAAGACAGACTCTCAACAAAATGACGGAAGAGAAAATAGAACTTAACATCCAACCTGTTGTGCCCTCTGATCTGGTATGTACAGTAGCCATCattctttaaatgttttattataaatatggtCGATTTTTTTCCTCTATAATATACAAGGTTTTTTACTTAACtacttgttttaaatgtgattgCAGGAGCCTCTCGTATTGCATTTAGATCGGCCCGGACCCCTGACTATGGCTATGTGTCAACTACTCAATGAGATCCAGGAATCCAAGAAGGGTGTGGTAACACCGCGGGAGTTGTTCTCACAAGTTTGTAAAAAGTTAGTGCGGCTAGCTTGTTTGCTTAAAATGTACTTACTAGCATCACGGCATTAATTGTTGTTCATGATCTCGTCTTCTCGATGCAGGGCTGCCAGGTTCAAAGGTTTTCAGCAGCAAGACAGCCAGGAGCTGCTGCGCTACCTTCTGGATgggatgcgagcggaggagaccAAAGTATGTATTAAGTTTGAAACATTTCTCGCTTTATCAATAAAtcaattaaaatacattataaATCCCAAGGGCAACTTAGGTTTCGTGACAGTTGCACCATATTAgaatacaataaataaatattgataAAAGCATAGGTTGAAGTAAAAATAAACCCTACAAGCACTACTCACTGTGGATCGTAGGTTCATTGTTATCGTTTTAAAGTTTGTGTTTTTCCCTGCAGAGAGTGAGCACGGCGATCATGGAGGTATTGAAAGGATCTAAAAAAAGTACAGATGGAGAGCAGCTGAAAACACTAGTTAAAGGTAAGTAACTGGGCTTTAAATTAAATGTGAGCAAACAATACTTTTTTGCATCCTACATTAATTTACAATCTTAGTCCACCCATGGTTAGATGTAGTCCgttgacatttatttttatttcagagTACGAGAAAAACGGATTTCCAAAAAACGTTGTCGACCATGTTTTTGGTGGGGAAACGACCAGCACTATAATGTGTCAGCAATGCAAAACGGTATGCATGATGGATTTGTATTAAACTGACAGATAACCTGTTGGTGTCATGTCAATGCCAAGCTTAATGGCTACTACTTTGCACTTACAGGTGTCTGTAGTCACAGAGATGTTTTTGGATCTTTCCCTTCCTGTCTCTGATGAGGTAAATCCCTTAaaattctttctttaaaggttttgcaattatttgtttgtttttatatatttgtgttaCTCCCTTGTTGCTAATTCTTACAGGCATACAGGAAGaagaaacagaaaaaagaaGTTCAGAGAACCAGTGAATCGAGTCAGGATGGCAGAAACAGCCCTGCTTTGACTAACGGGAATGATGACATTCCCGAGGGGTCCGGCAGCAAGTACCAGCAGAAAAAAGCCAAGAAGCAGGCAAAGAAGCAGGCAAAGGTAATTCACTACATGTTTTTCCTTTTGCTTAATTCACCAGTGTGcagaataaatgaataaattagCTGTAACGTTCTCTTACAGCAACAGAAGAGGCAGACGAAGCTTGACGGCAGAGTCACTTTGGACTCTGTCTCATCTCTGAGCCAAACGGAGAGCGACCAGACCGATCCTGCTGATCCAGATGCAGAGGACGGGGAAAATGCTGACAATGGAACAAATGAGGAAGCCACACTAATTGGAGAAACTCCTGCACAAATCAGTGTGTCTGAAGAGGACCAGAAAACCCTCGAAACGGATCAGGATGAGaaggaaaaagaagaagaagaggatgaTGATTTGGTGAATGAGTGCGACTCATCCGGTACGTCATCAGTAAGCAACCGCTTTACAGCCTTATCAGAGGAGCAACCCTCAAAGGACAGCGTCTTGGACAATGACAACATATCTGACATGGATCAGGAAGTagaacaggacacagagctagTGAGCGAAATGGAGAAAGTAACCCTGGATGATGCCTTCATTGAAGATTCTCTTGCTGTGGATCAAAGCATGGAGAGTGAAGAAGAGGACGCTAAAGAGTACACTGTAGTAAGTCAGGACCCAGATCTGGCTTTCCACACTCTGGCTACCAGGAAAGCACCTGAGAAACAGGAGTGTTCAGTCCAGTCGTGCCTTTTCCAGTTCACAGAAGTGGAAACTCTCACGCAGAACAACAGCCTGCTTTGTGTCACCTGCACCAAGCGGCAGCCCAATAAAGAGAAAGCTGGAGGTATGTGTTATTCTGATCtaggtgttgttgtttttgtgcagTCCATAACACAAATCAAGTAACTACAAACACAAAAAGccaatttaaatgtgtgctgttgGTCTTGGAGCTGATGTTTTTCTGCTCCACTCAGTTTTTCATTTGAGGGATCAGTGAAGTTCATCGTCTTGTACtttatgctttttttttttttaagcatcCAAGAAAAATGTCTACACTGATGCCTTGAAGCAAATGCTTATCTCGTCTCCCCCACCGGTGCTTACCCTTCATTTGAAAAGATTTCAACAGGTAAGACAGTTGAATAAAATGTCAACATTGTACACCTTTTGCAATTATTATTCACACAGCGATTAACCAACTGTTTAAAGAGCAAGAGACGTTTTGTTTTTGatccttttctttcttttgtcaTTGAATGTGGATTTTGAACACAACTCTTTTGTTATTTTCCTCTAGAATGGATACAGTATTTGTAAGGTGAACAGACATGTCCAATTCCCCCTGATACTGGATCTAGCTCCCTTCTGTGCGGTTAAATGCAAGGTAAATATTGTGATTAGGAGCTTTTATTAAATATAGATATTCTTATAACCCTTTAAATAAGTGTGTTATTGTTCTTTAATAGTATGTGCACTAACAGAAAGTTGTTTCCTTACAGAACTTGACAGAGGGAGATAATCAGATTTTGTACAGTTTGTACGGCATCGTAGAGCACAGCGGAACAATGAGGTCAGGTCATTACACAGCGTATGTGAAAGCACGACCTGAGTGCCCTAAACTCTCATCCAATGGATGTACAGCTGAAGGTAGGTGTACCTAACTACCTATAGAATAAGTTGGTCCTAATGTTTTATGTATCTCCACTAACTAATCTCTTCCCTTCAAAACCTGCAGATTCAACCAGAGGATCCTGGTTCCATGTCAGCGACACAAGCGTTCAGCCTGTGAGCGAGAGCAAAGTGCAGGGTTGCCAAGCCTACCTCCTCTTCTATGAAAGAATCCTCTAATCAAACTGCGCTTCACTACTCAGGGAATCCAAACAAACCAACCGTCTGCTGTTGCTTCAGCTCCACAGTACAAGGCATCTCAAAATGTTAACCAATTAGTTATGACTATGACATTAACTCGGCTGTGATGAGATGAAATTGAGTATACAGAATGGACATTTGAGTGTTGACATTTCAACACAGTCGTTTCACACAGTATTTCAAGTAACCAGGACCAGCGATATGTTTCTCacacttgtttgaatgatgGCAAAGTGTGCAATGAAAGTCAACATGGACGTTTTACTGATTGTGGTAATGGATTTGTAAAACAGATTACAAGATAAACAAAAGTTGAGATAAATAATAACTTGTAAAACATGTTTATGTCTATTGTTATCAATATCATCATAATGAAATGGTTTAAAATTGGAAAAGTTGTTCCTGTCCTGTGTGCTGGCTTCCGAGTCTTacactgagcatgcgcagtaaTTGCTTTACAGTACTTTTTCCTGGTCCCAGTAGCCACATGACGAGAGGGAAGCCTGGCTCCGGATGAGCAGAAACGTCTCTACTAAACATTTTCTAATGCCAGTTTTATCAAGCTGACATGGCAGGTCAGTGAACCTTTGCcctttttaaattaatattaaaACATATCGAGCATGCCTTTATGTTTTTTAGCCAACAACAGGAAGATGTGTTCGCTCGGTACAGTAGTCAGAACATGGCTAACGGTCTTGGCCTAGCGTAAAGCCTCTCAGTTTGGATACAATTGTCAACCATTAACTTGACATTTGTATCTTATTAAACTCTTCCAGTTGTTAGTAACATTATGTTATCGTCGCAACTTCGGATACTTTTCTTTACGCCTCCACCAGGGAGAGTTGTGTAACTTGGCTaaacatgagtcagcatttttaACTTGCTACCGGAGCGAAAATGAAATATATCCTGACTGCAGTCATTTACGATTTACAAGTTGGATGACGGAGTTAACCGGTCATCTAACCTTTAGCTATCTGCATCAGCTGATACATCATTAGATTTCTCTTTCACTGACTTCACACTGGATCATGTAATAGCCTTAACACAGTCGGTCATCTTTTCTGCTGcctataataataatgtaaattcAAGTTTTTGTTAAGTGTGTTATTCAAACAATACATTTGGTTTTACATATTAAAACAACCTCCCTTATTTTAGTAATGCTCAGACCAAACTTCTCAGATGGCTTATTTTATTGTTCCTTGAGGGATCACCATGAAAATTAGCTTGGTGTTTTTAAATGATTGTGCAATTTTGCACCTCATGCTAGGGAACAATTATACTAGGGCTGCAATTAtcactttaaaaaatgtataatgTCATCCTATAAAATGCCAGTTAACTGTAAAAATGTCCATTTCAAATTCAAGGTGATGTCTTAAAATGTCTTGTTTCAACCTACCGGTCC
It encodes:
- the usp16 gene encoding ubiquitin carboxyl-terminal hydrolase 16 isoform X2, giving the protein MGKKRGKDKSSREEDDFEITVPSCRHIKKGSDQTLLKKLSGSGDWTSCQDCKPEENEENKENISTTVPPESEEEKEMEPMWMCLKCGHRGCGRNSENQHAIKHYETPRSEPHCLVISLDNWSVWCYICDDEVQYSRTGHLAQLLTNLKKQTSADPIKRPQKRVKEEACLLEVEQKTDTVKAEDEDNKENKDHPKKNAKKESVVKSQKSGTSEDIGGISVRGLSNLGNTCFFNSVIQNISQTHLLRQTLNKMTEEKIELNIQPVVPSDLEPLVLHLDRPGPLTMAMCQLLNEIQESKKGVVTPRELFSQVCKKAARFKGFQQQDSQELLRYLLDGMRAEETKRVSTAIMEVLKGSKKSTDGEQLKTLVKEYEKNGFPKNVVDHVFGGETTSTIMCQQCKTVSVVTEMFLDLSLPVSDEAYRKKKQKKEVQRTSESSQDGRNSPALTNGNDDIPEGSGSKYQQKKAKKQAKKQAKKRQTKLDGRVTLDSVSSLSQTESDQTDPADPDAEDGENADNGTNEEATLIGETPAQISVSEEDQKTLETDQDEKEKEEEEDDDLVNECDSSGTSSVSNRFTALSEEQPSKDSVLDNDNISDMDQEVEQDTELVSEMEKVTLDDAFIEDSLAVDQSMESEEEDAKEYTVVSQDPDLAFHTLATRKAPEKQECSVQSCLFQFTEVETLTQNNSLLCVTCTKRQPNKEKAGASKKNVYTDALKQMLISSPPPVLTLHLKRFQQNGYSICKVNRHVQFPLILDLAPFCAVKCKNLTEGDNQILYSLYGIVEHSGTMRSGHYTAYVKARPECPKLSSNGCTAEDSTRGSWFHVSDTSVQPVSESKVQGCQAYLLFYERIL
- the usp16 gene encoding ubiquitin carboxyl-terminal hydrolase 16 isoform X1 translates to MGKKRGKDKSSREEDDFEITVPSCRHIKKGSDQTLLKKLSGSGDWTSCQDCKPEENEENKENISTTVPPESEEEKEMEPMWMCLKCGHRGCGRNSENQHAIKHYETPRSEPHCLVISLDNWSVWCYICDDEVQYSRTGHLAQLLTNLKKQTSADPIKRPQKRVKEEACLLEVEQKTDTVKAEDEDNKENKDHPKKNAKKESVVKSQKSGTSEDIGGISVRGLSNLGNTCFFNSVIQNISQTHLLRQTLNKMTEEKIELNIQPVVPSDLEPLVLHLDRPGPLTMAMCQLLNEIQESKKGVVTPRELFSQVCKKAARFKGFQQQDSQELLRYLLDGMRAEETKRVSTAIMEVLKGSKKSTDGEQLKTLVKEYEKNGFPKNVVDHVFGGETTSTIMCQQCKTVSVVTEMFLDLSLPVSDEAYRKKKQKKEVQRTSESSQDGRNSPALTNGNDDIPEGSGSKYQQKKAKKQAKKQAKQQKRQTKLDGRVTLDSVSSLSQTESDQTDPADPDAEDGENADNGTNEEATLIGETPAQISVSEEDQKTLETDQDEKEKEEEEDDDLVNECDSSGTSSVSNRFTALSEEQPSKDSVLDNDNISDMDQEVEQDTELVSEMEKVTLDDAFIEDSLAVDQSMESEEEDAKEYTVVSQDPDLAFHTLATRKAPEKQECSVQSCLFQFTEVETLTQNNSLLCVTCTKRQPNKEKAGASKKNVYTDALKQMLISSPPPVLTLHLKRFQQNGYSICKVNRHVQFPLILDLAPFCAVKCKNLTEGDNQILYSLYGIVEHSGTMRSGHYTAYVKARPECPKLSSNGCTAEDSTRGSWFHVSDTSVQPVSESKVQGCQAYLLFYERIL